In Glycine max cultivar Williams 82 chromosome 10, Glycine_max_v4.0, whole genome shotgun sequence, the DNA window CTCCAATTTGCATTCCTTCTAGAGAGTTCATTGATATTGGTCGCATTGCCTCCATTGAGAATAACCATAAACCTGTTGATTATGCAAAGAAGGGACAGAAAGTAGCCATTAAGGTATGTTCTTGGACTGAAATTAGATCCTCTATAATGAACCTCTCTAAACTCAAACTTATATCCTTAAGTTGCACAATGTTATAATCCATTTATATCCTTAAATGATTTAAGCAATAGTTTTATTACATTGACAAAATGTCATAAtccatttatataattttctagTTGCTTTGTGTATTCTTGGTGGCAATCTTACCCAATTTGTTTTACAGATTGTTGGCAGCAATTCTGAAGAGCAACAAAAAATGTTCGGGAGGCATTTTGAGATTGATGATGAACTTGTAAGCCATATTTCACGGAGATCTATTGATATACTCAAAACTAATTATCGGGTAAGTTTATGGTGATAAGCATCATGAGCAACGTGTGTTTAACTGTTTATGGATTtagttgaaaatttgtcttaagTTATATCTGTTGTTTGATATAGGATGAACTAAATATGGAGGAGTGGAGGTTGGTTGTGAAATTGAAGAATCTTTTCAAGATACAATGACGAGACTTATGTGTGGGCATtcatttcagaaaaaaaaaggttttagtGAATTTTTGGTTTTATGCAACACTTTGAAGGATTTGTTGAGGATGCTGTTGAATCCACCACGGGAGACCATTAAAGATGATGCAATGATTCAGATAGAGATGTCTGTGCCATGGAGAGGCAAAAGTAAATTACACAGACGAAACTCCAATTCTTTGCCAGGTGAGAAGCTCGGGTCAAAAGGGTGCGGAAAAACTGGCAAGGTCCAAATTTTGTGAATTACTACCATTTATATACATATCTGTGGTATACATGGAAGGAAATAAGGGTTCTAAATGCAATTCAGTGAGGAAAAGCAAATTTTTACGGAAGTAATTGATTTGACCAAAACATTGTTCACTTTTGATTTCCGAATTTACTATTGTACAAAATTTTTCCATTTGTGGCTGAAAGGCACTTTATTTTCCGATGTATCCTTTTGGTGTTTCCTACCAAGCATTTGGTTATGGAAACTGGTATTAATGGCAAAGGTTCAACTAAGCCACGTGGAAcctgaattttttgtttttatattatagGACTAACAAAGGTTAGAGTAGGCTTTAAAACTTGGcctagaaaagagaaaaaaaaaatgaatttaacagTGGAatgccaaaataaaattttgttgtgCGTGTTCGATACTGAATTAgtagtagaaaaaaatatagctAATAAGTGACTAAACATTTGTATttagtattatttaaaaaatataaataaataaacttatcattttttagaatatctgttattaaataaaattatattaaaattgagtaaaaatattaactatatCTTTAATTGAGCAGATATTATCTCTTTAAAGATATTAGGCATATTAGAATTCATTATCacgatttattttttcttttgagtaACAATagtgatataatttatattaaaatacataaattcaaAAGAGAAATAGCAAAtgtaaatttatcattaaaataaaaatttattaaaaaataaaataattattaatttataatttaatataaacaattgtaaatgaaatttttaattcatatgtgtagtttttttttatataaaattaagcatattaatttctaattttttatgaggttattattaaaaaatatcaaatttataaatcaaatattttcttataaattatttatttcatatttattaagagaaaaacagaaaaatataaaataattaatctaactcaaattattaaagatattattaatttaattttatagcacataattataataatggtTTTGAAGAAATAATCATAAGAATATTGTGACTAATTTTATACTTGTATAATTTTTCACTTATTATCAATATGAAGTAagggagaaaaaatataataaaatatatattttcattttatttttaagtctattttttctatatgaaaagtataaatttaaaaatatagttttttgaTACGAAATTTAAGAATATATGaatacataatataatataattattaaatttcactgtttatttcatttattgttGATACAGCATCACAAATCGATTCGAGATATctcaaaattacatatttaagataattaagaGCTTTTTATACCGCgagttttgttgttatttttataagcaAAGATAAGTTAATTTAGAAGGGAGTACAGGGGTACTCCAAACTCACTTTTCAAAGAAAGGCCAATCAGGCTTTTACATTTGAGAAAATACAAGACAAGATATCTATACAccagtaaaaaataaaacaagacaGCTCCTCTTTTATCCCCACTAGCAAATGAATGTCAAGAACAAACTTTGAAATCTAAAGTTTTGTTTAGATCCAAAAGTTTTAATTAGATCATCAATATAATTCAACTTTGATGAAGCCGTTCAAGGGTGTAAAGTTCTTtcaatgtctattttttttttctgaaaagatTCAGACTttgaaatcttatttaaaaaaagaaaaaaaactaaactctTTGTTACTTAGACTAACAGTGTTGTCGATATTTAAGCACCACAAACACACAAATTCTCatataaatcatttaaatatgtaattttgagATTTACGTTGATATAAAgatatacaaattaattatcttatgatttttgtccttttttttgtgtgtaaacaAAACATGCATGTTATCCTTTAAAGGAGGGCTCGTACACTGTTTTGATTATTAACTGTATATATCTCCTCCACTCACTTTATCTTCCAAAAGCCCttgatatttttatacaaaataaaaatacaagtatAAAAGGTTCAAATAGACCTAATGCTAGCTGATTACCAAGCCAACTTTCTTATATCCACGTCTCACCCCACCATTTAttgtgaaaaacaaaaatgaggcgACCCTGCAAGAGAGATGATAAACCTTTTTTTGTCCTAAGATTCATAACGGGTTCCAATGCTGGTAAcatccaaaaaagaaaagacgATAAAAGGACATATATAGAATACACTTAATTGACATAGGGATCAAGATCAAGCTAAAGACCACTTGACCCAATTAACTTGGTTAGCCCAAAAGTAATAGCCATGGCTAGCCAACCCCCAAGCAAGACTCTCACAATAGACCTAAATGTTGGAGCCTTACCCAACACTGCCCCCAACCAACCAAACACCACAAGAGCTAAACTCACTGCTCCCAAAACCACACCTAGCCTCACCTTATAGTCCCTTATGAAAGAGGCTGCAAGGAGAGGCACCATTGCACCAACTGAAAATGCAAGAGCTGATGCTGCTGCAGCATGCATAGGGTTTGGCAATTTCTCTTTctcatcaccatcatcatcttCCTGATCTTGATCTATACTGtccctttctttctctcttttcatttgAGCAACTTCTATGTCCAATTGCGAATACACCGACACAAACTCACCTATGGCCATGCTGCATGCCCCAGCAACTAGCCCTGCAAACCCTGTTAGGATCATAACTTTGATGTCTTGCTTCACTGCTCCCACACCCATCATTAGTGATGCTGTTGAGACCAACCCATCATTGGCTCCTAAAACAGCAGCACGTAGCCATTGAGATCGCTTTGAGTAGTCAAAGTCCTTCGTTTCAACCTCTAGGGCTTCTTGTTGCTCAAGGTCATTGTTTGGATGGACAAATTTGGGTTGGTTGAGGGATGAGTGATCTAATGCCATGATAAAAAGGGTGAACGTGTGCTTGAGGAAGAGATATCTAATGGAGGATGTGAACAACACACGCTAACTAAGAAGGGTATTTATTGATGAAAATTGCTTATCTTTGGAGGCAACGGTGTGGGGGCAACCCCACTAATCAAAAGACAAATTTTATATTCACCAAATGCATACGGAAATTAGTATGTATATAGAGGTTTAAAGTAAATTAAGCTAAAGTTAGTCCAACTGATAAGGACTGATCTCATATATATCTCACGAATTTAAATTCTATTGTTGATGTAAAAAGtaatagttaaatatttttttgtaagcaTTGTTTTAAAAGTCTATTCTAACTTTAGTGAGCTTCTAGGAATACCAGTTCAATAAATTAACCTAAACTTTTTTCACCAAGAgaatagtaaattaattttgcctcatttattaaataatgtatGAAAAAGAGGGGAATGATTGAGGAAGTGTGTCCTGCAATGGTGACATTGTTTAAAGTATGCTAATGTAACTTTTTTGGGGTGGTCAAATACGAAATAATGTTGTTTTGAATGTGCAGTCAAGCTGTGTGTATGTTTTTGCAACTTATTGAGCCTTTAGAGCCTTATAGCTTTAATTATAGTCATTATGAATTATGGAAAAGAGATGTTATTATTAGTAATTGGTTGGTTTTAATACGTAGTTTATACATTCTACACAAATCCCATGATAATTTTTGTTGTAACTTGGGTtgtataaaatttgttttggcGGATATAATAAGCAAATAAAAACATTACAAAGCAGTCAAAAGCTTTTTGGGTCATGCCTTGTTGAAGAGAGTCAATTAGCTAGATGTGAT includes these proteins:
- the LOC100815165 gene encoding vacuolar iron transporter homolog 4, translating into MALDHSSLNQPKFVHPNNDLEQQEALEVETKDFDYSKRSQWLRAAVLGANDGLVSTASLMMGVGAVKQDIKVMILTGFAGLVAGACSMAIGEFVSVYSQLDIEVAQMKREKERDSIDQDQEDDDGDEKEKLPNPMHAAAASALAFSVGAMVPLLAASFIRDYKVRLGVVLGAVSLALVVFGWLGAVLGKAPTFRSIVRVLLGGWLAMAITFGLTKLIGSSGL